A portion of the Maniola hyperantus chromosome 24, iAphHyp1.2, whole genome shotgun sequence genome contains these proteins:
- the Rsod gene encoding uncharacterized protein Rsod isoform X1, translating to MCNQLSHLPKFMCLVIIIILVFITEINALVLRAYISQHGLHGEIEFSHKNDTFISIRTNLKPTLQYPDGVWRWTIHEFPVDYRDLSNERCSIDNLGTELIDLTEELGYLIVPGKDHAEYESKNSLTGALGLWGKSILLENAERDRTICASILSTDKLYEKHAVARFTAPIAGTLDFRWLSAREFDETDSYLQADLYHAKGVKVRNGFTEHKWKLFVTDIFDSDKGSHEDNCNVLQLVFDPDNSGDGMSIGDLDSRLGLIKVATDANEKKMKKLYKDEVLNVLRSDMEATKRNLYVVIFDERHADSFLACAKLRLIPPKFTKALINMDGIRGTVEFTQRTPFDPTWANFQLGASDQDYESNLRFVSSMTQYIIRELPPKLLEAEQWNNICNTTGNLFNPTEVDVKNLPPPGMGTQDQYPVGDLLGKYKERTEYLNHKYLLPGLVNELSGAYWDVFLPLSGRHSVMHRSVVLTRRQPKREICATIHSYEYGTEYQTQMSSAQVIFRYPLVGRVIFRQPLERPWEDTTIIIESMVHADGAAINNTFEHRWAIHENPPGKDYYNWTQRCLSAGKVLQQQGLDVDTRHPEHYCRLGLEGLCQLGDFTTRHGMLNVAGKKVDSARLTRRVFTDTVIALVGKRSVMKRSLLIYDDHGPVARGERMACSIVNGLHRRKAVVQDWFGNGNSIQLSGKLELTQQSEYDVTNVQVTLEGLNEDLRNYKIHIAPIEKELEFPCEKTTIYETYNPFHVNKTLSPPPTKGTADQYELGDLGEKYGLLDDLKKYTKYYNETQLSLFGAYSILGRSVAIHKKAKDRRWACSTIERGYSPSEAREIRGIASFHHPGGFAYGYIRMTQLIHNDGSTSDTVIEVKLRHPGVRDRNLTRNHRWEIFVNPVGVDAAVQVTGVRCVAGGYRWNPYFTQLADPLNHDLYSQECGVDNPLRCDVGDLTARLGTITLGAERQVFMDSNFPLEGTVSAMGRSIVLFGPERSAERFACANLLPDKDIIKYVNIMKPPRFVLGMFLDDVRKVMGVPEWMISVDSRRTHVLHQGACIQILLHFTGPEANRIELDFARLLASGRLDSPSLFIPGYVNQKRKRTIAYKQCGVTDPNEKKKSSFFFSSPSTASMTSLSVTLLAFLHFIRWLV from the exons atgtgtaACCAACTTAGTCATTTACCAAAGTTTATGtgcttagttattattattatcttagtGTTTATTACTG AAATCAACGCACTAGTTCTACGCGCCTACATCTCCCAGCATGGCTTACACGGAGAAATCGAATTCTCGCACAAAAACGACACCTTCATCAGCATCAGAACCAACCTCAAACCAACCCTTCAATACCCGGACGGTGTATGGAGATGGACTATCCACGAATTTCCCGTGGACTATAGAGATCTGTCCAACGAGAGATGCTCTATTGATAATTTGGGGACAGAGCTGATAGATCTGACTGAGGAGTTGGGCTATTTGATAGTACCTGGCAAAGACCATGCAGAGTATGaaagtaagaactctttgactGGTGCTCTTGGGCTTTGGGGTAAAAGCATTTTATTGGAAAACGCTGAAAGGGATCGAACAATTTGTGCGTCGATCTTGTCGACGGATAAGCTTTATGAAAAACACGCTGTGGCTAGGTTTACGGCTCCGATTGCTGGGACTTTGGattttag GTGGTTATCAGCCCGAGAGTTTGACGAGACAGATTCCTACCTCCAAGCCGATCTGTACCACGCCAAAGGTGTCAAAGTCAGGAATGGCTTCACTGAACATAAGTGGAAACTATTCGTTACTGATATCTTCGATTCTGATAAGGGAAGCCATGAAGATAACTGTAATGTCCTCCAACTAGTGTTTGACCCTGATAATAGTGGAGATGGTATGAGCATAGGGGATCTAGACAGTCGTTTAGGTCTTATCAAAGTAGCCACAGATGCCAATGAAAAGAAAATGAAGAAACTATACAAAGATGAGGTTTTGAACGTTTTGAGGAGTGACATGGAAGCGACGAAAAGGAATTTGTACGTTGTGATATTTGATGAGAGACATGCTGATAGCTTTCTGGCCTGCGCTAAGTTAAGGCTGATACCACCAAAGTTTACCAA AGCCCTAATCAACATGGATGGCATTCGAGGCACAGTGGAATTCACCCAGCGCACTCCCTTCGACCCGACCTGGGCCAACTTCCAACTTGGTGCATCTGACCAGGATTACGAGTCCAACCTGCGCTTCGTGAGCTCCATGACCCAGTACATCATCAGGGAGCTGCCTCCGAAGCTGCTGGAGGCAGAGCAGTGGAACAACATTTGCAACACCACGGGGAATTTGTTTAATCCTACAGAAGTTGATGTTAAGAATTTACCACCTCCGG GTATGGGTACACAGGACCAGTACCCGGTGGGCGACCTGCTAGGCAAGTACAAGGAGCGCACGGAGTACTTGAACCATAAGTACTTACTACCGGGGCTGGTGAATGAGCTCAGTGGCGCCTACTGGGACGTATTCCTGCCTCTGAGTGGAAGACACAGCGTGATGCATCGATCTGTCGTGTTGACGAG GAGACAGCCCAAAAGGGAGATATGTGCCACCATCCACTCGTACGAGTACGGCACAGAGTACCAGACACAGATGAGCTCAGCGCAGGTCATTTTCCGCTACCCCCTGGTGGGGAGGGTCATATTCCGACAGCCGCTGGAGAGGCCGTGGGAGGACACCACCATCATCATCGAAAGTATG gttCACGCGGATGGAGCGGCCATAAACAACACGTTCGAGCACCGCTGGGCGATACACGAGAACCCGCCAGGCAAGGACTATTACAACTGGACGCAGAGGTGCTTGAGTGCCGGCAAGGTGCTGCAGCAGCAGGGCCTGGACGTGGACACCAGGCATCCCGAGCATTACTGCCGACTGGGGCTTGAAGGACTCTGTCAGTTGGGAGACTTCACTACGAG GCACGGCATGTTAAACGTAGCGGGGAAGAAGGTGGACAGCGCGCGCCTCACGAGGAGAGTGTTCACTGACACGGTGATAGCGTTGGTGGGCAAGCGCTCCGTGATGAAGAGGTCCCTGCTCATCTACGACGACCACGGCCCGGTGGCCAGGGGGGAGCGCATGGCGTGCTCCAT AGTGAATGGTCTTCACCGTCGCAAAGCAGTGGTGCAGGACTGGTTCGGCAACGGCAACTCCATCCAACTGTCCGGCAAGCTGGAGCTGACGCAGCAGTCCGAGTATGACGTCACCAATGTGCAGGTCACGCTCGAGGGCCTGAACGAGGATCTCAGGAACTACAAGATACACATA GCTCCAATAGAAAAAGAACTTGAATTTCCGTGCGAAAAGACAACCATATACGAAACTTATAATCCATTCCATGTCAATAAAACGCTCAGCCCGCCACCTACCAAAG GAACAGCGGATCAGTATGAACTTGGAGATTTGGGCGAGAAGTACGGTCTGCTAGACGACTTAAAGAAGTACACCAAGTATTATAACGAGACCCAGCTATCTCTATTCGGTGCCTATAGTATTTTGGGACGCTCTGTAGCTATTCACAAAAAG GCAAAAGACCGTCGCTGGGCATGTTCCACAATAGAGCGAGGGTATAGTCCCTCTGAAGCGCGAGAAATACGCGGCATCGCCTCGTTCCATCATCCTGGTGGATTTGCGTACGGCTACATCCGGATGACGCAGCTCATCCACAACGATGGCAGCACCAGCGACACTGTCATTGAAGTTAAGCTCAGGCATCCGGGCGTCAGGGATCGAAACTTG ACGCGTAACCACCGATGGGAGATCTttgtaaatcccgtgggagtggACGCGGCGGTGCAGGTGACTGGGGTGCGCTGCGTCGCAGGCGGGTACCGCTGGAACCCATACTTCACACAACTGGCAGACCCGCTCAAT CACGACCTGTACAGTCAAGAGTGTGGAGTGGACAATCCTCTCCGATGTGACGTCGGTGACCTCACTGCCAGATTGGGAACGATAA CGTTGGGCGCGGAACGCCAAGTGTTCATGGACAGCAACTTCCCCCTTGAGGGCACGGTGTCGGCCATGGGGCGCTCCATCGTCCTCTTTGGTCCTGAACGCTCCGCTGAAAGGTTCGCCTGCGCCAACCTGCTACCTGACAAGGATATCATCAAGTACGTCAATATTATGAAGCCGCCGAGATTTGTACT GGGCATGTTCCTGGACGACGTCCGCAAAGTGATGGGTGTCCCGGAGTGGATGATAAGCGTGGACTCGCGCCGCACCCACGTGCTTCATCAGGGTGCCTGTATACAGATCCTGTTGCACTTCACCGGCCCCGAGGCCAACAGGATTGAGCTGGACTTTGCCAG GCTGCTTGCGTCGGGGCGCCTTGACTCGCCTAGTCTGTTTATACCAGGATACGTCAACCAAAAGAGGAAGAGGACCATTGCTTACAAGCAGTGCGGAGTCACTGACCCCAACGAGAAAAAGA AGAGTTCGTTCTTCTTCTCTTCCCCCTCCACTGCCTCCATGACATCACTCAGCGTCACCCTGCTAGCATTCCTGCACTTCATCAGGTGGCTGGTGTAG
- the Rsod gene encoding uncharacterized protein Rsod isoform X2, producing MCNQLSHLPKFMCLVIIIILVFITEINALVLRAYISQHGLHGEIEFSHKNDTFISIRTNLKPTLQYPDGVWRWTIHEFPVDYRDLSNERCSIDNLGTELIDLTEELGYLIVPGKDHAEYESKNSLTGALGLWGKSILLENAERDRTICASILSTDKLYEKHAVARFTAPIAGTLDFRWLSAREFDETDSYLQADLYHAKGVKVRNGFTEHKWKLFVTDIFDSDKGSHEDNCNVLQLVFDPDNSGDGMSIGDLDSRLGLIKVATDANEKKMKKLYKDEVLNVLRSDMEATKRNLYVVIFDERHADSFLACAKLRLIPPKFTKALINMDGIRGTVEFTQRTPFDPTWANFQLGASDQDYESNLRFVSSMTQYIIRELPPKLLEAEQWNNICNTTGNLFNPTEVDVKNLPPPGMGTQDQYPVGDLLGKYKERTEYLNHKYLLPGLVNELSGAYWDVFLPLSGRHSVMHRSVVLTRRQPKREICATIHSYEYGTEYQTQMSSAQVIFRYPLVGRVIFRQPLERPWEDTTIIIESMVHADGAAINNTFEHRWAIHENPPGKDYYNWTQRCLSAGKVLQQQGLDVDTRHPEHYCRLGLEGLCQLGDFTTRHGMLNVAGKKVDSARLTRRVFTDTVIALVGKRSVMKRSLLIYDDHGPVARGERMACSIVNGLHRRKAVVQDWFGNGNSIQLSGKLELTQQSEYDVTNVQVTLEGLNEDLRNYKIHIAPIEKELEFPCEKTTIYETYNPFHVNKTLSPPPTKGTADQYELGDLGEKYGLLDDLKKYTKYYNETQLSLFGAYSILGRSVAIHKKAKDRRWACSTIERGYSPSEAREIRGIASFHHPGGFAYGYIRMTQLIHNDGSTSDTVIEVKLRHPGVRDRNLTRNHRWEIFVNPVGVDAAVQVTGVRCVAGGYRWNPYFTQLADPLNHDLYSQECGVDNPLRCDVGDLTARLGTITLGAERQVFMDSNFPLEGTVSAMGRSIVLFGPERSAERFACANLLPDKDIIKYVNIMKPPRFVLGMFLDDVRKVMGVPEWMISVDSRRTHVLHQGACIQILLHFTGPEANRIELDFARLLASGRLDSPSLFIPGYVNQKRKRTIAYKQCGVTDPNEKKRNLEGPFLFFGPNTLEKYRRPALKSLDQDDLMRIYGEQAAIVVFNNQDSVPLSSGNFPRLRKMLESQTTLVLPQDFLDVHPDYISNETQVLTLQGPWSERDAQMTETFARLQDIYGPGRVLGVLGNSVSQTQSSDYDTDWSRVRRQAEDVSSTTSTSTSTSTASAEEEKPARILPRYALYNATGPPGKGALLYSSSWPELRWPDGSLTMFDTPVGEPTVKPTRLYTILVVRFADRNNTRDKITLEFSFKQSAGWWTAVGVEVKRGLENTGLNLQAPAPPDAPAAVLGKAYHCSLPLVYSNDEGATLTFTNVQMQPFMDSTEKFADAFDCIGFTSVPIWSGLMVTFIMMIGLAVSISMILDIKTMDRFETNRSKQLTITVSE from the exons atgtgtaACCAACTTAGTCATTTACCAAAGTTTATGtgcttagttattattattatcttagtGTTTATTACTG AAATCAACGCACTAGTTCTACGCGCCTACATCTCCCAGCATGGCTTACACGGAGAAATCGAATTCTCGCACAAAAACGACACCTTCATCAGCATCAGAACCAACCTCAAACCAACCCTTCAATACCCGGACGGTGTATGGAGATGGACTATCCACGAATTTCCCGTGGACTATAGAGATCTGTCCAACGAGAGATGCTCTATTGATAATTTGGGGACAGAGCTGATAGATCTGACTGAGGAGTTGGGCTATTTGATAGTACCTGGCAAAGACCATGCAGAGTATGaaagtaagaactctttgactGGTGCTCTTGGGCTTTGGGGTAAAAGCATTTTATTGGAAAACGCTGAAAGGGATCGAACAATTTGTGCGTCGATCTTGTCGACGGATAAGCTTTATGAAAAACACGCTGTGGCTAGGTTTACGGCTCCGATTGCTGGGACTTTGGattttag GTGGTTATCAGCCCGAGAGTTTGACGAGACAGATTCCTACCTCCAAGCCGATCTGTACCACGCCAAAGGTGTCAAAGTCAGGAATGGCTTCACTGAACATAAGTGGAAACTATTCGTTACTGATATCTTCGATTCTGATAAGGGAAGCCATGAAGATAACTGTAATGTCCTCCAACTAGTGTTTGACCCTGATAATAGTGGAGATGGTATGAGCATAGGGGATCTAGACAGTCGTTTAGGTCTTATCAAAGTAGCCACAGATGCCAATGAAAAGAAAATGAAGAAACTATACAAAGATGAGGTTTTGAACGTTTTGAGGAGTGACATGGAAGCGACGAAAAGGAATTTGTACGTTGTGATATTTGATGAGAGACATGCTGATAGCTTTCTGGCCTGCGCTAAGTTAAGGCTGATACCACCAAAGTTTACCAA AGCCCTAATCAACATGGATGGCATTCGAGGCACAGTGGAATTCACCCAGCGCACTCCCTTCGACCCGACCTGGGCCAACTTCCAACTTGGTGCATCTGACCAGGATTACGAGTCCAACCTGCGCTTCGTGAGCTCCATGACCCAGTACATCATCAGGGAGCTGCCTCCGAAGCTGCTGGAGGCAGAGCAGTGGAACAACATTTGCAACACCACGGGGAATTTGTTTAATCCTACAGAAGTTGATGTTAAGAATTTACCACCTCCGG GTATGGGTACACAGGACCAGTACCCGGTGGGCGACCTGCTAGGCAAGTACAAGGAGCGCACGGAGTACTTGAACCATAAGTACTTACTACCGGGGCTGGTGAATGAGCTCAGTGGCGCCTACTGGGACGTATTCCTGCCTCTGAGTGGAAGACACAGCGTGATGCATCGATCTGTCGTGTTGACGAG GAGACAGCCCAAAAGGGAGATATGTGCCACCATCCACTCGTACGAGTACGGCACAGAGTACCAGACACAGATGAGCTCAGCGCAGGTCATTTTCCGCTACCCCCTGGTGGGGAGGGTCATATTCCGACAGCCGCTGGAGAGGCCGTGGGAGGACACCACCATCATCATCGAAAGTATG gttCACGCGGATGGAGCGGCCATAAACAACACGTTCGAGCACCGCTGGGCGATACACGAGAACCCGCCAGGCAAGGACTATTACAACTGGACGCAGAGGTGCTTGAGTGCCGGCAAGGTGCTGCAGCAGCAGGGCCTGGACGTGGACACCAGGCATCCCGAGCATTACTGCCGACTGGGGCTTGAAGGACTCTGTCAGTTGGGAGACTTCACTACGAG GCACGGCATGTTAAACGTAGCGGGGAAGAAGGTGGACAGCGCGCGCCTCACGAGGAGAGTGTTCACTGACACGGTGATAGCGTTGGTGGGCAAGCGCTCCGTGATGAAGAGGTCCCTGCTCATCTACGACGACCACGGCCCGGTGGCCAGGGGGGAGCGCATGGCGTGCTCCAT AGTGAATGGTCTTCACCGTCGCAAAGCAGTGGTGCAGGACTGGTTCGGCAACGGCAACTCCATCCAACTGTCCGGCAAGCTGGAGCTGACGCAGCAGTCCGAGTATGACGTCACCAATGTGCAGGTCACGCTCGAGGGCCTGAACGAGGATCTCAGGAACTACAAGATACACATA GCTCCAATAGAAAAAGAACTTGAATTTCCGTGCGAAAAGACAACCATATACGAAACTTATAATCCATTCCATGTCAATAAAACGCTCAGCCCGCCACCTACCAAAG GAACAGCGGATCAGTATGAACTTGGAGATTTGGGCGAGAAGTACGGTCTGCTAGACGACTTAAAGAAGTACACCAAGTATTATAACGAGACCCAGCTATCTCTATTCGGTGCCTATAGTATTTTGGGACGCTCTGTAGCTATTCACAAAAAG GCAAAAGACCGTCGCTGGGCATGTTCCACAATAGAGCGAGGGTATAGTCCCTCTGAAGCGCGAGAAATACGCGGCATCGCCTCGTTCCATCATCCTGGTGGATTTGCGTACGGCTACATCCGGATGACGCAGCTCATCCACAACGATGGCAGCACCAGCGACACTGTCATTGAAGTTAAGCTCAGGCATCCGGGCGTCAGGGATCGAAACTTG ACGCGTAACCACCGATGGGAGATCTttgtaaatcccgtgggagtggACGCGGCGGTGCAGGTGACTGGGGTGCGCTGCGTCGCAGGCGGGTACCGCTGGAACCCATACTTCACACAACTGGCAGACCCGCTCAAT CACGACCTGTACAGTCAAGAGTGTGGAGTGGACAATCCTCTCCGATGTGACGTCGGTGACCTCACTGCCAGATTGGGAACGATAA CGTTGGGCGCGGAACGCCAAGTGTTCATGGACAGCAACTTCCCCCTTGAGGGCACGGTGTCGGCCATGGGGCGCTCCATCGTCCTCTTTGGTCCTGAACGCTCCGCTGAAAGGTTCGCCTGCGCCAACCTGCTACCTGACAAGGATATCATCAAGTACGTCAATATTATGAAGCCGCCGAGATTTGTACT GGGCATGTTCCTGGACGACGTCCGCAAAGTGATGGGTGTCCCGGAGTGGATGATAAGCGTGGACTCGCGCCGCACCCACGTGCTTCATCAGGGTGCCTGTATACAGATCCTGTTGCACTTCACCGGCCCCGAGGCCAACAGGATTGAGCTGGACTTTGCCAG GCTGCTTGCGTCGGGGCGCCTTGACTCGCCTAGTCTGTTTATACCAGGATACGTCAACCAAAAGAGGAAGAGGACCATTGCTTACAAGCAGTGCGGAGTCACTGACCCCAACGAGAAAAAGAG AAATTTAGAAGGCCCCTTCTTATTTTTCGGTCCTAACACCCTGGAGAAGTACAGAAGACCGGCGTTGAAGTCCCTAGATCAAGATGATTTGATGAGGATATACGGGGAGCAGGCGGCGATAGTGGTGTTCAACAACCAGGACTCCGTGCCGCTGTCCAGTGGGAACTTTCCAAGGTTAAGGAAGATGCTGGAAAGTCAGACTACGCTGGTGCTACCCCAGGATTTCCTTGACGTTCACCCGGATTACATCAGCAACGAGACCCAG GTGCTGACGCTGCAAGGGCCGTGGTCGGAGCGGGACGCTCAGATGACCGAAACCTTTGCTCGGCTGCAAGACATCTACGGCCCAGGTCGAGTGCTGGGAGTATTAG GGAACTCAGTATCCCAAACTCAATCATCAGATTACGACACCGACTGGTCGAGGGTGCGACGTCAAGCTGAGGATGTCTCATCCACCACCAGCACCAGCACCAGCACCAGCACCGCCAGTGCTGAGGAGGAGAAACCAGCTCGCATCCTGCCTAGATACGCGTTGTATAATGCTACTG GTCCACCTGGCAAGGGTGCCCTGCTGTACTCCTCCAGCTGGCCTGAGCTCAGATGGCCTGACGGCTCGCTGACGATGTTCGACACGCCCGTCGGCGAGCCAACCGTCAAGCCCACCCGCCTCTACACCATCCTCGTCGTGCGGTTTGCTGACAGGAATAACACTAGGGATAAG ATAACTCTAGAGTTCTCCTTCAAGCAATCTGCAGGATGGTGGACGGCGGTGGGCGTGGAGGTCAAGCGTGGGCTTGAGAACACTGGGCTCAACCTGCAAGCCCCCGCGCCTCCCGACGCGCCGGCAGCAGTGCTGGGCAAGGCGTACCACTGCTCACTGCCTCTTGTGTACTCCAACGACGAGGGCGCGACCCTCACGTTTACCAACGTACAG ATGCAGCCATTCATGGACAGCACAGAGAAGTTCGCGGATGCATTTGACTGCATCGGCTTCACCTCTGTACCCATTTG GTCCGGTCTCATGGTGACCTTCATCATGATGATCGGCCTAGCAGTCTCCATCTCCATGATACTCGACATCAAGACCATGGACCGCTTCGAGACCAACCGGAGCAAGCAGCTTACTATCACTGTTAGCGAATAA